A genomic window from Brassica oleracea var. oleracea cultivar TO1000 chromosome C8, BOL, whole genome shotgun sequence includes:
- the LOC106310859 gene encoding GDSL esterase/lipase At1g06990 isoform X4 has product MLIHEIIFMITTTIQILTCYANAINNASMFSAILVFGDSTIDTGNNNYINTIIRANFPPYGCNFPGHHATGRFSNGRLIPDFIASLMGIKDTVPPFLDPHLSDSDILTGVCFASAGSGYDNYTDLATLSLSVDKQADMFRSYMARLSRIVGDEKAAKIVSEALVIVSSGTNDFDINLYDTPSPRIKLGVEGYQDFILSGVHNFVQELYDIGCRKIMVLGLPPIGCLPVQMTFARQKQNERRCIDKQNSDSQEYNQKLKKSLTDIQSNLTGGVIFYADIYGTILDMATNPQRIKETTRGCCGTGELELSYLCNPLTRTCPDANDYLFWDDIHPTQLAYLVVSLSLVDQILHVLQ; this is encoded by the exons ATGTTGATCCATGAAATTATATTCATGATCACAACAACTATACAAATATTGACATGTTATGCAAATGCCATCAACAACGCATCAATGTTCTCGGCGATTCTTGTTTTCGGAGACTCTACAATCGACACCGGAAACAACAACTACATTAACACAATCATCCGAGCTAACTTTCCTCCTTACGGCTGCAACTTCCCCGGCCATCACGCGACCGGAAGATTCTCAAACGGTAGACTCATCCCTGACTTCATCGCATCACTTATGGGAATCAAAGACACCGTTCCTCCTTTCCTCGACCCGCATTTGTCGGATTCCGACATTCTCACCGGAGTTTGCTTTGCCTCGGCCGGTTCAGGTTACGACAACTACACAGATCTCGCTACTTTAAGTCTATCCGTAGACAAACAGGCAGACATGTTCAGAAGTTACATGGCAAGGTTGAGCAGGATCGTTGGGGACGAGAAAGCGGCTAAGATAGTCAGTGAGGCTCTGGTGATTGTAAGCTCGGGAACTAACGATTTTGATATAAATCTATACGACACTCCTTCTCCTCGTATTAAGCTCGGTGTTGAAGGATATCAAGATTTCATTCTGTCGGGTGTACACAACTTCGTTCAA GAACTATATGACATTGGCTGCCGGAAAATAATGGTACTGGGACTACCACCGATTGGATGTTTACCGGTACAGATGACGTTTGCTAGGCAAAAACAGAACGAGAGACGATGCATCGACAAACAAAACTCAGATTCACAAGAGTATAACCAGAAGCTAAAGAAGTCCCTGACGGATATTCAATCCAATCTCACTGGTGGTGTCATCTTCTACGCCGATATCTACGGAACAATATTGGACATGGCTACTAATCCCCAAA GAATAAAGGAGACAACGAGAGGATGCTGCGGAACAGGAGAGCTGGAGCTATCATACTTGTGCAATCCTTTAACTCGGACTTGTCCCGACGCTAACGACTACCTTTTCTGGGACGACATTCATCCTACCCAACTTGCTTAC
- the LOC106310859 gene encoding GDSL esterase/lipase At1g06990 isoform X3 → MLIHEIIFMITTTIQILTCYANAINNASMFSAILVFGDSTIDTGNNNYINTIIRANFPPYGCNFPGHHATGRFSNGRLIPDFIASLMGIKDTVPPFLDPHLSDSDILTGVCFASAGSGYDNYTDLATLSLSVDKQADMFRSYMARLSRIVGDEKAAKIVSEALVIVSSGTNDFDINLYDTPSPRIKLGVEGYQDFILSGVHNFVQELYDIGCRKIMVLGLPPIGCLPVQMTFARQKQNERRCIDKQNSDSQEYNQKLKKSLTDIQSNLTGGVIFYADIYGTILDMATNPQRTGIKETTRGCCGTGELELSYLCNPLTRTCPDANDYLFWDDIHPTQLAYLVVSLSLVDQILHVLQ, encoded by the exons ATGTTGATCCATGAAATTATATTCATGATCACAACAACTATACAAATATTGACATGTTATGCAAATGCCATCAACAACGCATCAATGTTCTCGGCGATTCTTGTTTTCGGAGACTCTACAATCGACACCGGAAACAACAACTACATTAACACAATCATCCGAGCTAACTTTCCTCCTTACGGCTGCAACTTCCCCGGCCATCACGCGACCGGAAGATTCTCAAACGGTAGACTCATCCCTGACTTCATCGCATCACTTATGGGAATCAAAGACACCGTTCCTCCTTTCCTCGACCCGCATTTGTCGGATTCCGACATTCTCACCGGAGTTTGCTTTGCCTCGGCCGGTTCAGGTTACGACAACTACACAGATCTCGCTACTTTAAGTCTATCCGTAGACAAACAGGCAGACATGTTCAGAAGTTACATGGCAAGGTTGAGCAGGATCGTTGGGGACGAGAAAGCGGCTAAGATAGTCAGTGAGGCTCTGGTGATTGTAAGCTCGGGAACTAACGATTTTGATATAAATCTATACGACACTCCTTCTCCTCGTATTAAGCTCGGTGTTGAAGGATATCAAGATTTCATTCTGTCGGGTGTACACAACTTCGTTCAA GAACTATATGACATTGGCTGCCGGAAAATAATGGTACTGGGACTACCACCGATTGGATGTTTACCGGTACAGATGACGTTTGCTAGGCAAAAACAGAACGAGAGACGATGCATCGACAAACAAAACTCAGATTCACAAGAGTATAACCAGAAGCTAAAGAAGTCCCTGACGGATATTCAATCCAATCTCACTGGTGGTGTCATCTTCTACGCCGATATCTACGGAACAATATTGGACATGGCTACTAATCCCCAAA GGACAGGAATAAAGGAGACAACGAGAGGATGCTGCGGAACAGGAGAGCTGGAGCTATCATACTTGTGCAATCCTTTAACTCGGACTTGTCCCGACGCTAACGACTACCTTTTCTGGGACGACATTCATCCTACCCAACTTGCTTAC
- the LOC106310859 gene encoding GDSL esterase/lipase At1g06990 isoform X1 — protein sequence MLIHEIIFMITTTIQILTCYANAINNASMFSAILVFGDSTIDTGNNNYINTIIRANFPPYGCNFPGHHATGRFSNGRLIPDFIASLMGIKDTVPPFLDPHLSDSDILTGVCFASAGSGYDNYTDLATLSLSVDKQADMFRSYMARLSRIVGDEKAAKIVSEALVIVSSGTNDFDINLYDTPSPRIKLGVEGYQDFILSGVHNFVQELYDIGCRKIMVLGLPPIGCLPVQMTFARQKQNERRCIDKQNSDSQEYNQKLKKSLTDIQSNLTGGVIFYADIYGTILDMATNPQSYGTGIKETTRGCCGTGELELSYLCNPLTRTCPDANDYLFWDDIHPTQLAYLVVSLSLVDQILHVLQ from the exons ATGTTGATCCATGAAATTATATTCATGATCACAACAACTATACAAATATTGACATGTTATGCAAATGCCATCAACAACGCATCAATGTTCTCGGCGATTCTTGTTTTCGGAGACTCTACAATCGACACCGGAAACAACAACTACATTAACACAATCATCCGAGCTAACTTTCCTCCTTACGGCTGCAACTTCCCCGGCCATCACGCGACCGGAAGATTCTCAAACGGTAGACTCATCCCTGACTTCATCGCATCACTTATGGGAATCAAAGACACCGTTCCTCCTTTCCTCGACCCGCATTTGTCGGATTCCGACATTCTCACCGGAGTTTGCTTTGCCTCGGCCGGTTCAGGTTACGACAACTACACAGATCTCGCTACTTTAAGTCTATCCGTAGACAAACAGGCAGACATGTTCAGAAGTTACATGGCAAGGTTGAGCAGGATCGTTGGGGACGAGAAAGCGGCTAAGATAGTCAGTGAGGCTCTGGTGATTGTAAGCTCGGGAACTAACGATTTTGATATAAATCTATACGACACTCCTTCTCCTCGTATTAAGCTCGGTGTTGAAGGATATCAAGATTTCATTCTGTCGGGTGTACACAACTTCGTTCAA GAACTATATGACATTGGCTGCCGGAAAATAATGGTACTGGGACTACCACCGATTGGATGTTTACCGGTACAGATGACGTTTGCTAGGCAAAAACAGAACGAGAGACGATGCATCGACAAACAAAACTCAGATTCACAAGAGTATAACCAGAAGCTAAAGAAGTCCCTGACGGATATTCAATCCAATCTCACTGGTGGTGTCATCTTCTACGCCGATATCTACGGAACAATATTGGACATGGCTACTAATCCCCAAAGTTACG GGACAGGAATAAAGGAGACAACGAGAGGATGCTGCGGAACAGGAGAGCTGGAGCTATCATACTTGTGCAATCCTTTAACTCGGACTTGTCCCGACGCTAACGACTACCTTTTCTGGGACGACATTCATCCTACCCAACTTGCTTAC
- the LOC106310859 gene encoding GDSL esterase/lipase At1g06990 isoform X2, which translates to MLIHEIIFMITTTIQILTCYANAINNASMFSAILVFGDSTIDTGNNNYINTIIRANFPPYGCNFPGHHATGRFSNGRLIPDFIASLMGIKDTVPPFLDPHLSDSDILTGVCFASAGSGYDNYTDLATLSLSVDKQADMFRSYMARLSRIVGDEKAAKIVSEALVIVSSGTNDFDINLYDTPSPRIKLGVEGYQDFILSGVHNFVQELYDIGCRKIMVLGLPPIGCLPVQMTFARQKQNERRCIDKQNSDSQEYNQKLKKSLTDIQSNLTGGVIFYADIYGTILDMATNPQSYGIKETTRGCCGTGELELSYLCNPLTRTCPDANDYLFWDDIHPTQLAYLVVSLSLVDQILHVLQ; encoded by the exons ATGTTGATCCATGAAATTATATTCATGATCACAACAACTATACAAATATTGACATGTTATGCAAATGCCATCAACAACGCATCAATGTTCTCGGCGATTCTTGTTTTCGGAGACTCTACAATCGACACCGGAAACAACAACTACATTAACACAATCATCCGAGCTAACTTTCCTCCTTACGGCTGCAACTTCCCCGGCCATCACGCGACCGGAAGATTCTCAAACGGTAGACTCATCCCTGACTTCATCGCATCACTTATGGGAATCAAAGACACCGTTCCTCCTTTCCTCGACCCGCATTTGTCGGATTCCGACATTCTCACCGGAGTTTGCTTTGCCTCGGCCGGTTCAGGTTACGACAACTACACAGATCTCGCTACTTTAAGTCTATCCGTAGACAAACAGGCAGACATGTTCAGAAGTTACATGGCAAGGTTGAGCAGGATCGTTGGGGACGAGAAAGCGGCTAAGATAGTCAGTGAGGCTCTGGTGATTGTAAGCTCGGGAACTAACGATTTTGATATAAATCTATACGACACTCCTTCTCCTCGTATTAAGCTCGGTGTTGAAGGATATCAAGATTTCATTCTGTCGGGTGTACACAACTTCGTTCAA GAACTATATGACATTGGCTGCCGGAAAATAATGGTACTGGGACTACCACCGATTGGATGTTTACCGGTACAGATGACGTTTGCTAGGCAAAAACAGAACGAGAGACGATGCATCGACAAACAAAACTCAGATTCACAAGAGTATAACCAGAAGCTAAAGAAGTCCCTGACGGATATTCAATCCAATCTCACTGGTGGTGTCATCTTCTACGCCGATATCTACGGAACAATATTGGACATGGCTACTAATCCCCAAAGTTACG GAATAAAGGAGACAACGAGAGGATGCTGCGGAACAGGAGAGCTGGAGCTATCATACTTGTGCAATCCTTTAACTCGGACTTGTCCCGACGCTAACGACTACCTTTTCTGGGACGACATTCATCCTACCCAACTTGCTTAC